A stretch of Mastomys coucha isolate ucsf_1 unplaced genomic scaffold, UCSF_Mcou_1 pScaffold1, whole genome shotgun sequence DNA encodes these proteins:
- the Fcrlb gene encoding Fc receptor-like B: MWMLAALLLLVPSSGKAATLEKPVLSLHPPWTTIFKGERVTLRCDGYHPLLLELRPISTLWYLGHVLLPSHKKSIEVQAPGVYRCQTRGAPVSDPIHLSVSNDWLILQVPYAAVFEGEPLVMRCRGWYDKVVYKLHYYHDGQAVRYFHSSTNYTVLQARASDSGHYQCSGTMRIPVESAPMFSSKVAVTVQELFQTPVLRTLSPQEARGRVVLRCETRLHPQKRDTPLQFAFYKYSRPVRRFDWGAEYTVPEPEVEELESYWCEAATTSRSVRKRSPWLQLPGRASVLAPTTAPAPQAAALAPGDKPLSFRKTPVSRSVPSVTSVPNSTFAGLQFPAGHDATAEPHACEPLPTSADQSREALQAKVDLLLREMQLLKGVLGRVVLGLKDPQALRELTDNPETPTSHVTVNPATPETTVVEGRRVDS, encoded by the exons atgtggatgctcgcagcccTCCTGCTCCTGG TTCCAAGCAGTGGGAAAGCTG CTACTCTGGAGAAGCCTGTACTGTCTCTACACCCACCTTGGACCACCATCTTCAAGGGGGAGCGAGTAACCTTGAGATGTGACGGGTACCACCCTCTGCTGCTGGAGCTCCGGCCCATTAGCACTCTCTGGTACTTGGGCCATGTCCTCCTGCCTTCCCATAAGAAGAGCATTGAGGTGCAGGCACCAGGGGTGTACCGATGTCAGACCCGAGGAGCACCAGTCAGTGATCCCATCCACCTCTCTGTGTCTAATG ACTGGTTAATTCTGCAAGTGCCGTACGCTGCGGTGTTCGAGGGAGAGCCCCTGGTGATGCGCTGCCGAGGCTGGTATGACAAAGTCGTCTACAAGCTTCACTACTACCACGATGGCCAGGCTGTGAGATACTTCCATTCTAGCACCAACTACACGGTGCTGCAAGCGCGAGCCAGCGACAGCGGTCACTACCAGTGCTCGGGCACCATGCGCATCCCGGTGGAGAGCGCGCCCATGTTCTCCTCCAAGGTGGCGGTGACCGTGCAAG AGCTGTTTCAGACGCCGGTGCTGAGGACGCTGAGCCCGCAGGAGGCGCGCGGGCGCGTGGTGCTGCGCTGCGAGACGCGCCTGCACCCGCAGAAGCGGGACACGCCGCTGCAGTTCGCCTTCTACAAGTACAGCCGGCCGGTGCGCCGCTTCGACTGGGGCGCCGAGTACACGGTCCCCGAGCCGGAGGTGGAGGAGCTGGAATCGTACTGGTGTGAGGCGGCCACCACTAGCCGGAGCGTCCGGAAACGCAGCCCGTGGCTGCAGCTCCCCGGGCGGG CCTCTGTCCTGGCACCCACCACCGCACCAGCCCCACAGGCTGCAGCTTTGGCGCCAGGTGACAAGCCACTTTCCTTCCGGAAGACCCCAGTGTCCCGATCGGTCCCATCAGTCACTTCCGTCCCAAACAGCACCTTTGCGGGACTGCAGTTCCCCGCGGGCCACGACGCCACCGCCGAGCCACACGCCTGCGAGCCTCTGCCCACATCCGCGGACCAGTCGCGCGAAGCTCTGCAGGCCAAGGTGGACCTCCTGCTTCGCGAGATGCAGCTGCTCAAAGGGGTTCTGGGCCGCGTGGTCCTAGGATTAAAGGACCCACAGGCCCTCCGCGAGCTTACAGATAACCCCGAGACACCCACTTCTCACGTTACTGTGAACCCCGCAACCCCAGAGACCACTGTCGTGGAGGGCCGCCGAGTGGACAGCTAG